The Lathyrus oleraceus cultivar Zhongwan6 chromosome 5, CAAS_Psat_ZW6_1.0, whole genome shotgun sequence genome includes the window ttttacAGATTTGTCTAAGGTTATGTGACTCAGCAAGAACAACCTTTGAAAACACGGCAAAGTCAGATAAGAAACACGGAATTATAGAAAAAGTGAAATATTTAACATGTTTGACAAAGAAAAACAATGGCACCATGTTTGATTCTTACGAGTCAGACGATTCTCCCGTGTTTGACTCGGACGACTCATCGAACGAGTCCACAACTAGCGGTGGCAGTTCAACTAGCAACAGCCCCAAAGAGCCAAGAATCACGTTTCTAACCTCAGAAAAAAGGACAAATTTGAACACACTCCAAGGCAATGCAAGTAAATGGGAAATCAATTATATTTTAAGCAGAGATTGTCAAACAAAGCTCAAAACAAACGTGTTTTTTGCTTCCTTTGATCAACGAAGTGAAAAAGCCTCTGGTGAAAGTGCATGCACGGTTTTAGTTGCGTTAATAGCTCACTGGCTTCATTCCAATCAAGGTATACCAACAAGAACACAATTTGATAACCTCATCACACAAGGTTCATATGAATGGAGAAAGTTATGCAAAAGTGATTATTACTCGAAGCTCTTTCCAGATAAACATTTTGATTTAGAGACAGTCATAGATGCCAATTTGAGGCCTATAACTGTTCTTCCTCAGAAATCATACACAGGTTTTTTCTCTCCGGAGAAGTTTCATTGCTTAGAAGGAGCTATGTCTTTTGATGAGATTTGGAAAGAGATAAAGAATAACAAGATGGATGATTTTGAAGCAAGGGTTTACATAGTTAGTTGGAATGATCATTTCTTTATTTTGAAGGTAGAGGTTGATGCTTACTATATCATTGATTCTTTGGGGGAGAGACTTTTTGAAGGGTGTCAAAGAGCATTTGTGTTGAAGTTTGATGATTCAAGTGTTGTGTATGGGAAAAAAGATGAAGTTGGTGGTGTGAAGAGTAATTCAAGAGGTGAGGAAAGTTTTGAGGTAGTTTGTCGCGGAAAAGAGTGTTGTAAAGAGTTTATCAAACGGTTTCTAGCTGCGATATTAGTTAGACAATTAGAGAAAGAAGAGAGAAAATGGATTGTTTCGAATCCTAACCTTCATCGACAATTACAAATTGATTTTCATTTTAGTTTGCAACTGCAATTAGGAAAGAAGCAATCATAAGTTTAAAGAATTTTGACTGTTAGATGAAGATCGAAtaatttgtattttaattttataaaattcaTCTCTATATTATATTTTGAACTTTTAAATGTTCAATTGTCCGTTGGAAGATCAATGATCTTTGACTGTGTAAAGTTGAAAATTAAAATCCTTCAGCATGTAACCCAGCAGCCACCATTAAACATTTGTCCATTTGTTTAGAGTTTAGAAGGGAGACGTTAAATGTGTATTGATTAACTAGTTTGTGTTAGTTCTTAGTGCAATCTTTACATGGTAAAACACATTACATACTAGTGAGGTTACTTTGTGAGACAATGTCAAGGTCATCAAACTATGGGGAATAGGGGGATTGTCAATGTTGATGTaattttctttgatttttttttttgtaggtttttttaaaaaaaacactTAGAGATTTGTCATTATAACTTTATCAATATAGATTGTATGGGGTTGTCCGAAGGCTCAATAAATGGAGGTCTATTAGTGCTCCAAAGAAGATATAACCACAAACTCAATCTAAGGATAAGTAATTTTGCGCGCGTGAGATCAAATATATTCATACTTTTTCTATATTTTCACTTTATCCATTTTTGGATTCGTTAAATGACTTGGGCGTCGGATTGCTAATCTTGCACATCCACTCTCGTGATTCACCGCACCAGAGACTTGCAACACCGGATCAGGAGTTCAACATCGCAATTCAAGCATAATTCTGGTTCTGATCTGGAACAATGACATCGTATGTGGGAGT containing:
- the LOC127087695 gene encoding uncharacterized protein LOC127087695, with translation MTMMEWWLGSSSQRNKHAVKVTQLKLQLGLFGAKVSTTVNDKLSIEITWINKGNNQNSSPSCSIIPFHHRTLKRPCTHTTPCRTFITAGKTPSLVWDDRDLCVFELGLKDVCHVAFHVLYGEGEAKDRRTVVGKVSMTLAMEEMKIESNVQRKLPIRLKVNGLIFEATLSICLRLCDSARTTFENTAKSDKKHGIIEKVKYLTCLTKKNNGTMFDSYESDDSPVFDSDDSSNESTTSGGSSTSNSPKEPRITFLTSEKRTNLNTLQGNASKWEINYILSRDCQTKLKTNVFFASFDQRSEKASGESACTVLVALIAHWLHSNQGIPTRTQFDNLITQGSYEWRKLCKSDYYSKLFPDKHFDLETVIDANLRPITVLPQKSYTGFFSPEKFHCLEGAMSFDEIWKEIKNNKMDDFEARVYIVSWNDHFFILKVEVDAYYIIDSLGERLFEGCQRAFVLKFDDSSVVYGKKDEVGGVKSNSRGEESFEVVCRGKECCKEFIKRFLAAILVRQLEKEERKWIVSNPNLHRQLQIDFHFSLQLQLGKKQS